A window of Micromonospora eburnea genomic DNA:
GGACGGCGGGACGGTCGCTGTGGTCGGCGACTACGGCACCGGCAAGACCCATCTCGCGGTCGAGTTGCTGGCTCATGCCCGACGGGCCGACCATCCGGCCGGGAGGGCCGTCTACCTCGACGCGCCGGCCGACACGTTCCTGTCGTTGAGCCGCCGGTTCCTGGGCCGGCTGTCCCGCGACGCGGTTCGTGCCCTCGTCGCGGAGCGGCGGGCGGAGTCGCCCGCCCCGCCCACGGCGCGCGACGGCGACCGGGAGCCGGCCGACCGGCTGCTCGCCGGGCGGTTACGCGAGGAGCTGGCCGAGGTCACCGCCGACCCGTCCTTCGGCACGGTCCTGGCGATGCTGCTCGATCCCGCCACCGAGGCGATGGCCTGGGACTGGTTGATGGGCTATCCACCCGGGCCGGCGCTGGTGGCCGCCGGGGTCACCGCGCGGGCGGACGTGGAGTCCGGCGCGGTGGAGACGATGGGCGTGCTCGCCCTGCTGCACGGGCGCCGGCACGAACGCTTCGTCCTGGTGCTCGACGAGCTGGACAAGATCCTCTCGGCGGCCGGGCGGCCCGGTGACGAGATCATGGCCCGCTTCGCGCGGATGATCGGGGTCTTCGGGTCGGCCGGGGCGTTCCTGGTCATCGCCGGGCTGCCCGACATGCTCCATCTACTCAGTCCGGACGTGCGGCAGCGGATCGGGCCGATCGTGCGGATGTCGGCGTTGAGCGCGGCGGACGTCCAGGAGTTCATCCGGCGAAGCCAGCTGCGGGCGTTCGGCCAGGCCCGGCTCGCGCCGTTCACGGAGGAGACCACCGAATACCTCACCAATCTGGCCGACGGGGTGCCGCGCCGGACGATCCGGCTCTGCTACCACCTCTACCAGCGGGCGGCACTGGCGCGTACGCCGGTGACCCACCAGATGGTCCGCGAGGCGATCCGGGTGCAGTTCGACCTGGCCAGCCGGCAGGATGTCGGCGCGGACGTGCGGCGGGTGCTCACCCAGGACGGTTGGTCGTACCAGCGGGACCATCTGGTGGGGTCGATGCGGGACCTGCCGGTCGACTTCTGGGTGCCGCTGGACGAGCAGGACGCCGGCTGCTGCGTGCTGCTGTCCGAGTCGGTGCTCAAGGCCGAGGAGGTCGACGAGCTGAATCGCCGGGTGGTGGCGATCCGGGCGGCGGTGCCGGACAGTGAGGTCATCCTGGTCGTCGTCGGGCACCTGCCGGCGGACCACGCCGCGGAACTCGCGGCCACGTTCAGCCTGGAGCCGATCGTCTACGACCCGCAGACGTTCGCCGAGGACCTGTCGGGCAGCGTCAAGGCGTTGATGCGCCGGCTGGAGCAGGTGGTCGGCGCGGACGCGCTGACCTCGGTACGGCAGCGGGTCGAGCGCATCCAGCGTCAACAGAGCAACACCCAGCGGTCCATCGAACGGTTGTCATACCAGCTCGACGAGATGCGCGGTGAGCTGCACGAGGACCTCAGAGGTTCGCGGCTCGACGCCGGCTCCACGGTCCGGCGCGGGCCGGCGACCGGCGTCGTGTCGCCGTTGCCGGGCCGGGTGACCCGCGTCTTCGTCGAGGCGATCCAGGCGCTCGATCAGCTCACCGGCTTCGAGCGTCACCTGCAGGACGCGTTCACCCCGCCACGGTCCGGGACGGGGCGGTCGACCGAGGAGGGTGGGGCACCGCTGCGGTCGCGGCTACGCTCCCGGGACGTGCAGCGGGCCCTGGGTACGTCGATGGTGCTGCGGCGGCTGATCGAGGCGTTCCGGTACGGCGTCGAACAGTGGTACGAGCGGCACTCCCGCGACCCGCAACCGGCCGACCTGGAGCAGTTGGACCGGCTCTGCGAGACCTACGACGGGATCGCCGAATACCTGCCGTTGTTCCAGCTCGACGCGTTGGGTGACCTGGCCACCCCCGCCATGGACGGCGACGACGCGACAGAGCCGCCGGACCGGTCACGCGGCTGGTCCGGGGCGAGGTCGGTGTTCCACGGGCTGAGCGGCCACGTACGGCAGTTGATGGTGCCCGTCTGACCCACCGGGCGCTGCCCTGGCGGCGCGACGCGGCGTCCGTGGTCACCGATCCGGTTCGAGCGTCCTGGTCGGCGGGACCTCACGTGCCCGGGGCAGCCCGGCGTCGACGTCCGGCGGCGTTGCGGCGGAGCGCCGGTCGAGCAGCACGGTGGCCAGCGCGTGGATGGAGTTGATCACGATGATCGCGACGGCGACGACCCCGACGGTGCCGGGAAAGTTGCGCTCCAGCACGAGGGCGAGGATCACGGCGGTCAGCCCGTTCTGCTGCCCCCAGGCGAGGTAGCGCCGATCGGCCGCCGGCAGGCCGCGCGAGATGGGCAGGGACACCAGCAGGTGGGCGGCCACCGCGGCCAGGCCGAGCAGCAGTCCTTCGCGCACGTGGACCCCCCGCACGAGCAGCAGGCCGAGCAGGAAGGTGGCGACGAGGTAGGCGGCCTGGGTGGATCGGCCGACGACGGGACCGAGCCGTGGCCGGAAGAAAAGCCCGGCGATCGCCAGGCCGAGCATGAGGAACTGCCAGGCCGCGAAGAGCACGAGCACGACCAGCAGGGCGACGGCCGTCCAGCGCAGGGTCGCCCGGGTACGCGGCCCGGCGGGGCTGCCTTCCCGGAGCCCGGCGGCCCGCAGGGCCCACCACAGCAGCCCGGCGACCGCGGCGAGGGCGAGGTTGGCGCCGAGGCCGAGCAGCAGGTCGACGGGGCGGTC
This region includes:
- a CDS encoding AAA family ATPase: MDVLGPPAVGPVNPFSATAVARVSEDGADAITVVTVAIRDALAHLDNYLRTGDGGTVAVVGDYGTGKTHLAVELLAHARRADHPAGRAVYLDAPADTFLSLSRRFLGRLSRDAVRALVAERRAESPAPPTARDGDREPADRLLAGRLREELAEVTADPSFGTVLAMLLDPATEAMAWDWLMGYPPGPALVAAGVTARADVESGAVETMGVLALLHGRRHERFVLVLDELDKILSAAGRPGDEIMARFARMIGVFGSAGAFLVIAGLPDMLHLLSPDVRQRIGPIVRMSALSAADVQEFIRRSQLRAFGQARLAPFTEETTEYLTNLADGVPRRTIRLCYHLYQRAALARTPVTHQMVREAIRVQFDLASRQDVGADVRRVLTQDGWSYQRDHLVGSMRDLPVDFWVPLDEQDAGCCVLLSESVLKAEEVDELNRRVVAIRAAVPDSEVILVVVGHLPADHAAELAATFSLEPIVYDPQTFAEDLSGSVKALMRRLEQVVGADALTSVRQRVERIQRQQSNTQRSIERLSYQLDEMRGELHEDLRGSRLDAGSTVRRGPATGVVSPLPGRVTRVFVEAIQALDQLTGFERHLQDAFTPPRSGTGRSTEEGGAPLRSRLRSRDVQRALGTSMVLRRLIEAFRYGVEQWYERHSRDPQPADLEQLDRLCETYDGIAEYLPLFQLDALGDLATPAMDGDDATEPPDRSRGWSGARSVFHGLSGHVRQLMVPV